A region of the Vibrio chagasii genome:
GCAATGCTTGGCGACGTTGACTTGTTGGCTGAAGCTGATGAGAAGAAGCTGGTCACCATTGCCGATAGCTACACTCAGTATCTTCATACTTGTAAGAGCAATGGACTACATTGGGTGCAACCGGGGCGATTTGTATTACCAGGTGAGCTTGAAGGCGCGCCTGTGTTGCAGTTTTTCCCATGCGTAGCACCACAAGGTAAATTCTCGAAAACAAGTAACTATGCGGTGCTGAAAGCTCGCTATGAAGAGTACCAACAGAAGGTTGTTAAAGCGTTCTACAAGAATCATTTCTCAACCTTCGACAGACAAATTGTGCTGGTGGATTGCTTGCAGCCACTCAATGCAGGTTACGACTCTTTCATGGATATGCGTGGTGCACTTGAACAGTTATTGAAGAGCTTTAAATATGGTCGAAGCAATATCCTGAGACGTTTGTTTGCTCCGAAGATCGACAAGATCCTGTTTGCAGCGACTAAGGCAGACCATGTAACACCAGATCAGCACCCAAACTTGGTGTCACTGCTGCAACAGATGGTACACCCAGCGTGGCAACAGGCGGCGTTTGAGCATATTGATATGAGCTGCATGAGCATCGCATCTATTCAAGCGACCAGCGCAGGTTATATCTCGTCGGGCTCGGACAATGTGCCAGCGCTGCAAGGTGTTACTTTGGATAACGTTCCTCAGACTATGTATCCGGGTGAGGTGCCACGCAAGCTGCCGAACAAGCAGTATTGGGAAACCAACCAGTTTGATTTCACGAGCTTTAGGCCAATGGAGCAACATTCTGATGAACCTTGCCAACACCTAAGAATTGATAAGGTTTTAGAGTATCTCATTGGCGATAAGTTGAAGTAATTGAGGCAATAAAAGATGAGTGAATTAAAAACAAAGCAGGTCTTTAATGAGCCGCTGAAGACCTCTTTTGATGACAATGATTATGCTTTTGGTAAACAAGGCATGGATGAAGCGACCCCAGAATTAGGTGCCCAGCAGTTGTTTACGGAACAAGAGAAATTTGTACCCGTTGCACCACAGGTTGAGAGCGAGCTAGATGGAGAATCCGAGCAACAACTAGAACAGATCATTCGTCCAAGTAAAAAGAGAAAGTGGTTGGGCTCTGGCTTAATGGTTGCTTTCGCGGGCTTAGTGGGCTGGCAGGCGATTGATTCTGTCATCACTGCGATTCAATCAGCAGATTGGCTCGCGCTCGGTTGGGCAGGTTTCATTGCGGCAATCGCTTCATTGGGCTTAGGCGCAATCGGCAAAGAGCTGTGGAAGCTACGCTCATTGAAAGATCACTTCAGTGTTCAAGAGCAGAGTGAAGAGCTACTACTAAGTCAAAGTGTCGGCAAAGGCAAAGCATTCTGTGAAAACATCGCCAAGCAGGGCGGCATTATTGCTGAGTCTCCGGCGTTCGATAAGTGGAGAAACAGCATCAACCCAGCACACAGTGATGCCGAAGTGTTGGATATGTACGATGCGTTGGTTGTTGCACAGCAAGATAAAGTGGCAACTCAAATCGTGACTAAGTTCTCGACTGAATCGGCGGCTTTGGTGGCGGTGAGCCCATTAGCAGCGGCAGACATGCTGCTAGTGGCGTGGCGTAATTTCACCATGATCGACAAGTTAGCTGATGTGTATGGCATTGAACTTGGCTACTGGTCTCGCATCAAACTGTTCAAGTTGGTGTTAATCAACATGGCAGCTGCCGGCGCAAGTGAACTCGCGATTGATGCAAGCATGGACTTAGTTTCCATGGATCTGGCTGGTAAAGTCTCAGCGAGAGCTGGGCAGGGCTTGGGTGTTGGTATCCTGACTGCTCGATTGGGTCTAAAGGCCATGACACTGCTTCGCCCTATGCCTTGGCACAATGAACGCAAAGTAAAACTGGCCGACATGCGCAAAGCCGTCCTTTCTGAAATAAAGCGTATTACCCTTAAATAAAACGTACGTCTTTGAAACAAAATGTATGACATTGAGTGGTTTGCGAGCGAAGAGTAAACATATGTTTACTCTTCTTCTTGACTGAACTCAGACCTTAATTCACACTACTGTCAACTTATCCTGACACCTATAATAGGACTATTTGTGCGTCTTGAAGTATTGTGTGAAGACCGACTCGGCTTAACGCGTGAGTTGCTCGATATCTTGGCCTCAAAAAGCATTGATTTACGAGGAATCGAAATCGATGTTAAAGGCATTATTTACCTGAACTGCCCTGATATTGATTTTGATGCTTTTAGTGAACTTATGGCTGAAATTCGTCGAATTTCAGGTGTAAAGGATGTACGAAAAATACAATTCATGCCAAGCGAAAGGCACAACACTGAGCTGATCGCTTTGCTGGCTAACCTACCTGATCCCGTGATTGCGATTGACCTCAAAGGTTCAGTCGATATGGCAAACCACGCTGCACTCAACCTATTTGGCAAGCAAGAAGACGAAGTCATTGGCGAGCCACTCGCATCCTTCGTACCTAGCTTTAACTTTGGTCGTTGGATCGAAGGTGAAGTGACACGCCACCGTGAAGTTGTTGTGTTGGAGGGTTTAGACTTCTCTATTGAAATCCTACCTATCTATCTGGGTGGTGACGTCAACGAGCCTGTGCTGGCGAGCGCGGTGATGACGATTCGTTCTTGCAACCAAGAGATGAATACGCCCGATGCGATTCCTGAACAGAACAACTTAGGCTTTGAGCATTTTGTTGGTGTCTCTAATCGCCATAAAGCGTTAATCAGCCAAGCAAAAAAACTGGCGATGCTAGATCAGCCTCTGCTGATTGAAGGTGATACAGGTACAGGTAAAGAGATGTTGGCGAAAGCGTGTCATAACCGCTCAAACCGCTCGTCTTTCCCATTCTTGATTCTGAGCTGTGCATCGATGCCTGATGACGTAGCAGAAACCGAGCTGTTTGGTCACGCCCCAGGTTCATTTAACCATGAACAAGGTCATAAAGGCATTTTCGAACAAGCCAATGGCGGTACCGTATTTTTAGATGAGATTGGCGAAATGAGCCCGCATCTACAAATCAAACTGCTTCGCTTCCTACAAGATGGTTCATTCCGTCGTGTGGGTGAAGAGGAAGAGATGCATGCTGATGTTCGTATTATTGCGTCAACGCGCCACCGCCTTTCTGAACTTGCTGATTCAGGCTCGTTCCGTGAAGACTTGTTCTACCGCTTGAATGTACTGACTCTCTCTATTCCAGCATTGCGTGAACGTTCTAACGACGTAGCACCATTACTGGAACTGTTCGTAGCTAAATACGCGCAGCAGCTTGGTATGTTAAAGCCTAAGCTTACTCAAGAGTTAATCGACCAACTTGGTAATTACCAATGGCCGGGTAACATTCGTCAGTTAGACAACATGGTATTACGTGCGCTTACTGAGCTCGATTCAGACACGCTATCGGTTGAGCAGTTCCACTTGCCTCAGTTAGAAACCATGACAACAGGCATGGCGAACTTGAGCTTAGATGGTTCTCTGGATGAGATCATGAAAGACTATGAGTCTCAGATCTTGGAGAAGCTTTACCAGTCATTCCCATCAAGTCGTAAGTTAGCTAAGCGTTTGAACGTGTCTCATACCTCTATTGCGAATAAGCTTCGTGATTACGGTATCAGAAAGAACTGATCGAATAAGACCAAAATTATGGAAGATTTGAGCACACCAGAACGCATTTACAAGCGAGATGGAAATCTGATTCTACGTACCGCTGAGATAGACGATGCGACGATGATCAGTGAGTACTTTCAGGTGAATCGAGAGTATCTCAAACCTTGGGAACCGATTCGTGAAGATGCATTTTTTGCGAGATCAGGCTGGGCACAGCGCCTAATTAAGCTAAACGAGCTTCATAAAATGGGGCTCGGCTACTACTGTTTATTGATTAATGCCGATACTAACGAAATGTTAGGGACTATCTCGTTCAGTAATTTGTCTCGTTTCCCGTTCTATGCATGTAACGTAGGCTATTCACTCGCAGAGCAAGCTCAGGGCCATGGTTACATGCGCAGAGGTCTTAGTATGGCGAAAGACTACATGTTTGACGTGCAGAACATGCATCGCCTAATGGCGGGTTATATGCCTCACAATGAACGAAGTGCGGGCGTACTGGAGCATCTCGGCTTTGTACGTGAAGGTTTTGCTAAAGATTACCTACAAATTAACGGTAAATGGGAAGACCACATACTGACAGCGCTCGTCAATCCTAACTGGGAAGATAGACGCAACATCTAGACACAGTCTATAAGCTCACAAACGAGCAGCGATTAAAAAAGGCAGCGAATATTAAGCGATGTAGCGTTGCTGCCTTTATTAAAAGAACATAGAGCCATGGTTGAACCATCGGCCTGAGAAGATATTAGAGGAATTTTGATGTCATACACAACTTTGGATGAATACCAAAGAAAATGGATTTTTACTCACCAGTCGATGCCACTTCCGGCTGAGGATTTGGAAAAGATTAAGCCAATGACACAGGCAAGAGCGTCTCAGTTTTGGAAAGAGAACGTGAGCCCTCAAAGCCCAGACGCTGAGCGACTAAGCTCGCAAGACTGGCCGAGCAAAGCATCGAACTGGAAAGAAGAGATCAGCTGGATGGCACATTGGGAAGCCGATGAGCCGGAAATGCCAGAAGAGATCCTTAACTTTATTGATTGGCAAGATGACGTAACTGTTTATTTTTGTTATGAAAAGTATAATGTTCTTGAAACCAAATGGGCCGTTTTTAAGAAGCATTGGAAGAACTTTTTGTTCTACGATGATGGTCCAATTCTATTAGGTCGTCGTCGCTCTGAAGCGCTTTGGTTTGCGACTAATGGTACGGTGAAAATCGGTAACCGAGCATAAGCTGAAACGAATTTTAAGTGGTAGAAAAGCGAGCATAGTGCTCGCTTTTTTTATTTTAGTTGGGCGTAACGTTTACTTATTTTGTTTTCGTACATTTGCTCATCCGTTAGTCGAATTAACTCTTCGATAGGTGGAATATTTGACGAGTAAATAAGTGAACCATGGCTAAAAGTTGCGTGGCAATCTATACCTAGTTTTTGGGAATGTTTGTTAAAGTCGGATTGAACTCGGCTTATTATCTTATTTAGGGAGTCTTCGGTGATGTCTCTACACAATAAGAGAAACTCATCTCCTCCAAGTCTTCCACAAATATCATCCTTACGAGTGTTACGTTGAAGTGAATGAGAGAAGGACTTTATATATTGGTCGACAATATTATGTCCGAAGTTATCATTAACATACTTAAGTCCGTCGATATCAAAATAAACAGTTCCAATACTCACGCCATTTTCTATAGTGCTATCGATGAATTTGGGTGACTCGCTTAATATCGCTCTACGATTAAATACTTGAGTCAATTCGTCGTGATTAGACGTATACTTCAATTTGCGTACTCGTTCCGCAGTATGTACTTCTCTTTCTAATAGCGCGCGAATGCTCTCCATTAAATTTATCTGTATTGGTTTATAAGAGGTCTCTTTAGTATCTAGCGCACAAAGTGTTGCAAACATGCTGTCGTCCGATTGTAAGATCGGCAAGCCTAGGTAAGAGACGTAGCCCATCTGCGTGAGCTCGGGATTGTCGCTCCATTCCTCTTTACCAGACGCATTTTTTACATAAAGCATTGCTCTGGTTTCCATCACGGTCTTGCAGTACAAATTGATGTCTCTGGGGATGATTTTGCCAGGGTTCGCTTTAACTCCTGGTGAAGAAGACATCGCAATGTTTTGGAATCCAACTTCAGACGTAAGAATAAGCCCAACAGCGGGAGCATTAAGCACTTCTGCTATGTTATTGAGCAGGCTTTTCCATAAAGAGAGGTCCATTTCTTTCACTAGATCATTGATGGCATATTTAGAGCTGGATTGGTAGATATTGGTAAATGGCATGAATGATCACCTTTTTGGAATGTCATACCGTTGGCTCTAATGTCAAACTTCTTCCTTTGCAATCTGAAATAATATATTTCCTTCCGTTTGTATTTTTAATAAGACAAAGGCATAGCCCATAGGTGGCGTGTTTATAAAAACTATAAAAAAAACGCTACGACCATATTTATTTCTTAATAAAAATAAGTGAACTCTATTTGTTTAAATAATGTGCTTATAAGGCGGTTTTCGATATGTAAATCACAATTTCACTATGGTTTAACCGGAAAGTATTGAATCAATAGGGGAGAGTCCTATATTGGGAAGTGTAGCCTTAGTGGAGGTGAAGTATTATGATTTGGGATACTCTCGAACGTGTAAATAAACTTCGCAAGGAAGCAATGGAGGATCCAGAATTCTTGGATTCAGCAAAAATGCATGAGGAATGGCTTTTGAGCGAAACTCATAACCAGCCAAATAAAGGAGCTAAAGAAAAGAAACCTAAAAAACTGTCTGACATCTATGAGAATACAGACTTTACTATCAACCCAAACGGAACGAAACATTAAACAATGATTAACTGTAACACGGCTGAGGCTCTTAACCCGGAAGCTAAGTACCAACGACACACACCAGCCTTTAGCCACCAATAAAAAAGCCACTTTCAATGTATCGAAAGTGGCTTTTTCTTTTCTAGCTGCTTAGAAGCGATATCTGCATTCAGCCCTAGCTGTTGATTAGGCTTAAGCCGCTTGGTAAAGCATCACCAAACACACGCTTAGATTCGCTCTCGGACAGCTCAGTTACTTCACTAACCAGCGTTAACCAAGACTCTGGAACCTTGCTCTGCTTTAGCTTCTCAATTACTTGATTACGGTAATCGTCAGAGATATCGAACTGTCGGTCGCCAGTCTTGCGACAAATCATCACAGCAGCAAAGGCAATCATCTGCTCTTTCTGCCAGTTCTGCTCAAGTAATTTTGGTAACCACTGCTCTGCTTGCTCTCTAGGAATCATGCTGTGCTGGCTGCCATATAACGGAGTTCTTGAAGCTAATCGACCTAGTGCCCACCAATGCGCTTGTTCAAACTGGTTGTGATTGATCGCTTTGCTTAGGAACCAAGACGCAAGAAGCACTTTGTCTTCCACTTCGAGTTGCTCAAGGGATGCCGCCAATCTAACCATGGCTTCATAACCATTGTCTTGGGCATCTTTAGCACTCTTAGGGTTTTTCATTGCACCTGGGTGAAGGTACTTAGCAATGTCGGCCAAGATTGTCTCTTGCTGCTCTTGGTTTAAACCACCGGCAACACGACGCCAGAAGACCCACCAGTCCGTCCAACCTTGGTGATTCTTAAACTGGATGTTTTGTTGATAAAGGCCCCAAATTTGCTCGATACGCCATGAGTCCGTTGGATCACCAAAGCCAGGGCGCAGCGAGTAACCCGCTAAACGCAGCCAGTTCTTCTCGTGTGCCTCTGAGCGACGACGACGTTTACGACCTAACGAGAAGCTATCGAATAGATGACGGAGGGTGGTGAAATCCCACTCATCGCGTTTACCGAGTCGTTTCTCAAGATCTTTAGACAGAGTCTTGATCTCTTTCGATTCTGCACTCTTCTTATTGCCGCTGTAGAGGCGAGAAATCAGCTCTTTACACTCATCCAATCTTGGATGAAGTTTAGAGTTATCGGATTCTTCACCTTGCTTGTTTCTGACTTCAAATTCTAACAACCAACGTTTCGAGTCATCTTCAGTACTCACGCACTCCATTTTCAGTGTGCCGACTTCGGTTAACTGACAAGCGAGCAGCACTTCAACACGCTCTTTTTGGTTAGCTTGAAGCTCTGCTGTACCTGAGCCTTCCAGCGTCGAGATGTAAGGTGGAAGAGGGGAGAATAGGTCAGGATCAACATCGACCATTACACCGTTTTGGATGGCAGTATCGTGAGCGATTTGATCGTGTGTTGAAGTCAGTAGGTTAAAACGAACCGGTTCGCCCAGCGTCAAAGAGAAACGACGACTGTTCAAACGGATTTCTTGGCCTTCTTCGGTACCTTTAGCAAGTAGACACAACGCTTTACCCATCTTGTTCTTTTCTTGTAGATGTAAGAAATAAGAGCGAGCAGCACCGCCACCGATTTTAAGTTGGGCACCACGGCGTGCCTTACCAAACGCAACCGCACCAAGGGCAACAGACCAATCTGGGTGAGGGTTATCTAATACTGTGATTGGAGCGCCGTTCCAGTTACCTAGAAGCTGAGTAATACGCTCTGTTACAAGTTCACTGTTGAAGACACCACCGTTAAGCAGCACACCGACAGGAATAGCCGGTTTGGTGTCATCGAATTGAACCGCATCTGAATTTTGTAGCGCCGCTTTAGACACTTGCTGATGCGTTGTCAGAAACTCTGCAACGTGTTTACTTACCGCAGGGTCAGCAACGTAAGGTAGGCCGAATTCAACCACCGCGCTGCGACGCTTGTCTGGCGTTTCGGTAAACTCAGAGAGTGGGAAGAAACCTTCGAGTGCGATTTGATGAACTTCTTGCTTGGTTAAGCCAATACTCTTAGTGCCACCTAATAGCTTCGAACCGCTACCGAGCATGGTGATCTTTACATCGTCAGGCGCATCAGCAGAAAGCAGGCTCTCCTTTGCTGCTCGAGTTTGCTGAATCAGCTTGGTGAGGCTAGAGGCATTCAGCTTCTTATTTTGATTGAAGCGCTGTTCGGCTAGGTGAGCGAGGGCTAAATCTAGGTTATCACCACCCAGCATTAAGTGTTCGCCAACGCCGATACGGTCGAGTGCTAGTTGGTTATGACCAGCATTATCTGCATCGCTATCCCCATTGAACTGGGCTTCAATTAAGCTTAAGTCGGTAGTACCACCGCCGACATCACACACTAAGATCAATGGGATCTGTTGAAGCTCATCCGCCGCCGTTTGCTGGTGGCGCGCATACCAGTCGTAACAAACCGCTTGAGGCTCTTCGAGCAATAGAA
Encoded here:
- a CDS encoding YcjF family protein, with amino-acid sequence MSELKTKQVFNEPLKTSFDDNDYAFGKQGMDEATPELGAQQLFTEQEKFVPVAPQVESELDGESEQQLEQIIRPSKKRKWLGSGLMVAFAGLVGWQAIDSVITAIQSADWLALGWAGFIAAIASLGLGAIGKELWKLRSLKDHFSVQEQSEELLLSQSVGKGKAFCENIAKQGGIIAESPAFDKWRNSINPAHSDAEVLDMYDALVVAQQDKVATQIVTKFSTESAALVAVSPLAAADMLLVAWRNFTMIDKLADVYGIELGYWSRIKLFKLVLINMAAAGASELAIDASMDLVSMDLAGKVSARAGQGLGVGILTARLGLKAMTLLRPMPWHNERKVKLADMRKAVLSEIKRITLK
- a CDS encoding sensor domain-containing diguanylate cyclase → MPFTNIYQSSSKYAINDLVKEMDLSLWKSLLNNIAEVLNAPAVGLILTSEVGFQNIAMSSSPGVKANPGKIIPRDINLYCKTVMETRAMLYVKNASGKEEWSDNPELTQMGYVSYLGLPILQSDDSMFATLCALDTKETSYKPIQINLMESIRALLEREVHTAERVRKLKYTSNHDELTQVFNRRAILSESPKFIDSTIENGVSIGTVYFDIDGLKYVNDNFGHNIVDQYIKSFSHSLQRNTRKDDICGRLGGDEFLLLCRDITEDSLNKIISRVQSDFNKHSQKLGIDCHATFSHGSLIYSSNIPPIEELIRLTDEQMYENKISKRYAQLK
- a CDS encoding Hsp70 family protein, coding for MATPRFLVGIDLGTTNTVVAYCEINDDLQHAPISLFEIDQLIGPGEVVRKPLLPSFRYHPAQGQISPSDLTMPWEPNPVEGDIKNVIVGEWARELGAKVEGRQVSSAKSWLSHQAVDRSSDILPWAGAADVDKVSPVVASASYLNHIRQAWNYRNPSNKLEDQDVVVTVPASFDETARKLTLEAAELAGLGKILLLEEPQAVCYDWYARHQQTAADELQQIPLILVCDVGGGTTDLSLIEAQFNGDSDADNAGHNQLALDRIGVGEHLMLGGDNLDLALAHLAEQRFNQNKKLNASSLTKLIQQTRAAKESLLSADAPDDVKITMLGSGSKLLGGTKSIGLTKQEVHQIALEGFFPLSEFTETPDKRRSAVVEFGLPYVADPAVSKHVAEFLTTHQQVSKAALQNSDAVQFDDTKPAIPVGVLLNGGVFNSELVTERITQLLGNWNGAPITVLDNPHPDWSVALGAVAFGKARRGAQLKIGGGAARSYFLHLQEKNKMGKALCLLAKGTEEGQEIRLNSRRFSLTLGEPVRFNLLTSTHDQIAHDTAIQNGVMVDVDPDLFSPLPPYISTLEGSGTAELQANQKERVEVLLACQLTEVGTLKMECVSTEDDSKRWLLEFEVRNKQGEESDNSKLHPRLDECKELISRLYSGNKKSAESKEIKTLSKDLEKRLGKRDEWDFTTLRHLFDSFSLGRKRRRRSEAHEKNWLRLAGYSLRPGFGDPTDSWRIEQIWGLYQQNIQFKNHQGWTDWWVFWRRVAGGLNQEQQETILADIAKYLHPGAMKNPKSAKDAQDNGYEAMVRLAASLEQLEVEDKVLLASWFLSKAINHNQFEQAHWWALGRLASRTPLYGSQHSMIPREQAEQWLPKLLEQNWQKEQMIAFAAVMICRKTGDRQFDISDDYRNQVIEKLKQSKVPESWLTLVSEVTELSESESKRVFGDALPSGLSLINS
- a CDS encoding DUF2947 domain-containing protein is translated as MSYTTLDEYQRKWIFTHQSMPLPAEDLEKIKPMTQARASQFWKENVSPQSPDAERLSSQDWPSKASNWKEEISWMAHWEADEPEMPEEILNFIDWQDDVTVYFCYEKYNVLETKWAVFKKHWKNFLFYDDGPILLGRRRSEALWFATNGTVKIGNRA
- the rimJ gene encoding ribosomal protein S5-alanine N-acetyltransferase yields the protein MEDLSTPERIYKRDGNLILRTAEIDDATMISEYFQVNREYLKPWEPIREDAFFARSGWAQRLIKLNELHKMGLGYYCLLINADTNEMLGTISFSNLSRFPFYACNVGYSLAEQAQGHGYMRRGLSMAKDYMFDVQNMHRLMAGYMPHNERSAGVLEHLGFVREGFAKDYLQINGKWEDHILTALVNPNWEDRRNI
- the tyrR gene encoding transcriptional regulator TyrR, which encodes MRLEVLCEDRLGLTRELLDILASKSIDLRGIEIDVKGIIYLNCPDIDFDAFSELMAEIRRISGVKDVRKIQFMPSERHNTELIALLANLPDPVIAIDLKGSVDMANHAALNLFGKQEDEVIGEPLASFVPSFNFGRWIEGEVTRHREVVVLEGLDFSIEILPIYLGGDVNEPVLASAVMTIRSCNQEMNTPDAIPEQNNLGFEHFVGVSNRHKALISQAKKLAMLDQPLLIEGDTGTGKEMLAKACHNRSNRSSFPFLILSCASMPDDVAETELFGHAPGSFNHEQGHKGIFEQANGGTVFLDEIGEMSPHLQIKLLRFLQDGSFRRVGEEEEMHADVRIIASTRHRLSELADSGSFREDLFYRLNVLTLSIPALRERSNDVAPLLELFVAKYAQQLGMLKPKLTQELIDQLGNYQWPGNIRQLDNMVLRALTELDSDTLSVEQFHLPQLETMTTGMANLSLDGSLDEIMKDYESQILEKLYQSFPSSRKLAKRLNVSHTSIANKLRDYGIRKN
- a CDS encoding YcjX family GTP-binding protein translates to MKHLTQEMSDFISRGTDSHIRVAVTGLSRAGKTAFITSLVNQLLHTSTHKNLPLLASARDGRIIGAKRIPQHNMMIPRFSYDEAMESLNGQPPEWPVPTRDVSEIRLAIKYKPAKGAKKLLSKNSTLYLDIVDYPGEWLLDLPLLDMDFETWSQSQFAALKGDRETYSQEWSAMLGDVDLLAEADEKKLVTIADSYTQYLHTCKSNGLHWVQPGRFVLPGELEGAPVLQFFPCVAPQGKFSKTSNYAVLKARYEEYQQKVVKAFYKNHFSTFDRQIVLVDCLQPLNAGYDSFMDMRGALEQLLKSFKYGRSNILRRLFAPKIDKILFAATKADHVTPDQHPNLVSLLQQMVHPAWQQAAFEHIDMSCMSIASIQATSAGYISSGSDNVPALQGVTLDNVPQTMYPGEVPRKLPNKQYWETNQFDFTSFRPMEQHSDEPCQHLRIDKVLEYLIGDKLK